Proteins from one Suncus etruscus isolate mSunEtr1 chromosome 3, mSunEtr1.pri.cur, whole genome shotgun sequence genomic window:
- the CALM1 gene encoding calmodulin-1 has product MRSLGQNPTEAELQDMINEVDADGNGTIDFPEFLTMMARKMKDTDSEEEIREAFRVFDKDGNGYISAAELRHVMTNLGEKLTDEEVDEMIREADIDGDGQVNYEEFVQMMTAK; this is encoded by the exons ATGAGGTCACTGGGTCAGAACCCAACAGAAGCTGAGCTGCAGGATATGATCAATGAGGTGGATGCCGACG gaaatgGCACCATTGACTTTCCAGAGTTTTTGACTATGATGgcgagaaaaatgaaagatacagACAGCGAAGAGGAAATCCGTGAAGCATTCCGAGTGTTTGACAAG GATGGTAATGGTTACATCAGTGCAGCCGAGCTCCGCCACGTCATGACAAACTTAGGAGAAAAACTAACAGATGAAGAAGTAGATGAGATGATCAGAGAAGCAGATATCGATGGGGATGGACAGGTCAACTATGAAG aattCGTACAGATGATGACTGCAAAATGA